A genome region from Solanum pennellii chromosome 12, SPENNV200 includes the following:
- the LOC107006930 gene encoding uncharacterized protein LOC107006930 codes for MSHHVTNRSQSSSSQPPIVQKLTDDPVNPKNAQSSVTCVYQSHIGGYWRNVTVIWSKNLMNHSVTLTVDSVESDYHQTCKIDLKPWHFWAKKGYKTFEVDGNQLEAYWDLRSAKFSGSPEPCSDFYVALVSEEEVVLLLGDYKKKAYKKTKSRPALVDALLFYKKEHVFGKKSFSTRAKFDQRKQESDIVVESSTTGPRDPEMWISIDGIVLIHIKNLQWKFRGNETVLVNKQPVQVFWDVHAWLFCSPGSGHGLFIFKPGASEDDSDKEGSSVGGGSDCSDQSKYYSTLSYSKSSPFCLFLYAWKIE; via the coding sequence ATGTCTCATCATGTTACAAATAGGTCACAATCATCATCTTCTCAACCGCCTATCGTCCAAAAACTAACGGATGATCCTGTAAACCCCAAGAATGCTCAAAGTAGCGTTACGTGTGTTTATCAGTCACATATCGGGGGCTATTGGCGTAATGTGACTGTTATATGGAGCAAGAATCTAATGAATCATTCTGTGACCTTAACGGTTGATAGTGTTGAAAGTGATTATCATCAAACATGTAAGATTGATCTTAAACCTTGGCATTTTTGGGCTAAAAAAGGATACAAGACATTTGAGGTTGATGGTAATCAATTGGAGGCTTATTGGGATCTAAGATCAGCAAAATTTTCAGGAAGTCCTGAACCATGTTCTGATTTTTACGTTGCTTTAGTTTCCGAGGAAGAGGTTGTGTTGTTGTTAGGTGATTACAAGAAAAAAGCCTATAAGAAAACTAAATCAAGGCCAGCATTGGTGGATGCCCTGTTGTTTTACAAAAAAGAACATGTTTTTGGTAAGAAGAGTTTTTCAACAAGAGCTAAATTTGATCAAAGGAAACAAGAAAGTGATATTGTGGTAGAGAGCTCAACGACAGGACCTAGAGATCCCGAAATGTGGATAAGCATAGATGGGATTGTTTTGATTCACATAAAAAACTTGCAATGGAAATTCAGGGGAAATGAAACCGTACTAGTGAACAAACAACCCGTGCAAGTCTTTTGGGACGTGCACGCTTGGTTGTTCTGTTCACCAGGGTCAGGTCATGGCCTATTCATTTTCAAGCCGGGGGCATCTGAGGATGATAGTGACAAGGAAGGGAGTAGCGTGGGTGGTGGTAGCGATTGCAGTGACCAAAGCAAGTATTATTCAACGTTAAGCTACTCTAAATCATCGCCATTTTGTCTCTTCTTATATGCATGGAAAATTGAGTGA